A part of Streptomyces sp. NBC_01451 genomic DNA contains:
- a CDS encoding 50S ribosomal protein L25/general stress protein Ctc, translated as MSDVKLTAETRTEFGKGAARRIRREAKVPAVVYGHGAEPVHITLPGHELQLALRTPNVLLTLDIEGRTALAIPKAVQRDPLKGYLEHVDLLTVKSGEKVTVEVYVHTEGDLAPGAYLLEHVLSTLTVEAEATHIPESVTVSIAGLEAGASILAKDIPLPKGTTLAIDEDAVVLQVLAAQAEEAAADDDAATTEA; from the coding sequence ATGTCCGACGTAAAGCTCACCGCCGAGACCCGCACCGAGTTCGGCAAGGGCGCCGCCCGCCGCATCCGCCGCGAGGCCAAGGTTCCCGCGGTCGTCTACGGCCACGGTGCCGAGCCCGTCCACATCACGCTGCCGGGCCACGAGCTCCAGCTCGCCCTGCGTACCCCGAACGTGCTGCTCACCCTGGACATCGAGGGCCGCACCGCGCTGGCGATCCCGAAGGCCGTGCAGCGTGACCCGCTGAAGGGCTACCTGGAGCACGTCGACCTGCTCACCGTGAAGAGCGGCGAGAAGGTCACCGTCGAGGTCTACGTCCACACCGAGGGCGACCTGGCCCCCGGCGCCTACCTCCTTGAGCACGTGCTGAGCACGCTGACCGTCGAGGCCGAGGCCACGCACATCCCCGAGTCCGTCACCGTGTCCATCGCGGGCCTTGAGGCCGGTGCCTCCATCCTCGCCAAGGACATCCCGCTGCCCAAGGGCACCACGCTGGCGATCGACGAGGACGCGGTCGTCCTCCAGGTCCTGGCCGCGCAGGCCGAGGAAGCCGCCGCCGACGACGACGCGGCGACCACCGAGGCCTGA